In one window of Armatimonadota bacterium DNA:
- a CDS encoding NAD-dependent epimerase/dehydratase family protein, whose translation MSFWEGRRTLVTGGAGFIGSHLVEMLVEDGARVRVVDNLERGRLSNLEAVLGDIEFVEGDLRDRDVCLRTTQAMECVINMAAKVTGIEYNRYHHGDMYASNVLINTNTLDAARLNDVVRYCVVSTACIYPHDAIIPTPESEGDRGTPEPTNEGYGWAKRMAEKQGQYYAAEYGMEIAIVRPFNAYGPRDYYDRATSHVIPALIAKVIDGDDPVVVWGSGDQSRVFVHAEDFARGIKLVTEKYPAADPVNVGHDQETTIKELLSKIIELTGKQPRVLYDTSLPEGYRRRAADTTKLRQVTGGFVPQISLEQGLVEMIEWYQSTHAAVRRGA comes from the coding sequence ATGTCGTTCTGGGAAGGCAGGCGTACTCTGGTGACCGGCGGGGCCGGGTTCATCGGGTCCCACCTTGTCGAGATGCTGGTCGAGGACGGCGCGCGCGTCCGCGTGGTGGATAACCTCGAACGCGGTCGCCTGAGCAACCTGGAGGCGGTCCTCGGCGACATCGAGTTTGTCGAGGGCGACCTGCGCGACCGCGACGTGTGCCTGCGCACGACCCAGGCCATGGAGTGCGTCATCAACATGGCCGCCAAGGTCACCGGCATCGAGTACAATCGCTACCACCACGGCGACATGTACGCCTCGAACGTGCTCATCAATACGAATACGCTGGATGCAGCGCGGCTCAACGACGTCGTGCGTTACTGCGTCGTCAGCACCGCGTGCATCTACCCCCACGACGCGATCATCCCGACGCCGGAATCGGAGGGCGACCGCGGCACCCCCGAGCCGACCAACGAGGGCTACGGTTGGGCGAAGCGCATGGCGGAAAAGCAGGGGCAGTACTACGCCGCCGAATACGGCATGGAAATCGCCATCGTGCGTCCGTTCAACGCCTACGGGCCGCGCGACTACTACGACCGCGCGACGTCCCATGTCATTCCGGCGCTCATCGCCAAGGTGATTGACGGCGACGACCCGGTGGTGGTGTGGGGCAGCGGCGACCAGAGCCGCGTCTTCGTGCACGCCGAGGACTTCGCGCGCGGCATCAAGCTGGTGACCGAGAAATACCCCGCGGCCGATCCGGTGAATGTCGGGCACGACCAGGAAACGACGATCAAGGAACTGCTTAGCAAGATCATCGAACTGACGGGCAAGCAGCCACGCGTTCTCTACGACACGAGCCTTCCGGAGGGCTATCGGCGGCGCGCGGCGGACACGACCAAGCTGCGGCAAGTCACGGGCGGGTTCGTGCCGCAGATCTCGCTGGAGCAGGGGCTGGTCGAGATGATCGAGTGGTACCAATCAACTCACGCGGCGGTGCGACGGGGAGCGTGA
- a CDS encoding sugar transferase: MRHSSESRPILFCWADAVAVAAAGALLGTGALGIGIAAAAWLVSAVAFRLCDHRWWSDPSGLVPAAAKTWMASSVLCLAAAAWLPALITPLRLLALPLAALVFGLALRGGWRWAAARRHKPIVIADAVGEERLAVWVRHYWPEWRIAAVVDGRDASAVERAAVTHGADVACYLNGQASPESWGRLNPLSLDDLLECVTGRVLLDHADAVAPPASRVNTALKRMLDLCVGCAGLVVALPLMAVLVALIKLESRGPAIYRQERLGLDGRPFQMLKFRSMIEEAEEETGPVWARDDDPRCTKLGRFIRPLHFDELPQLFNVLRGNMSLVGPRPERPELARDFLESLPAYDKRHAVKPGITGWAQVNQGYDREMDDVRNKIQYDLYYVKRAGPLFDAAIILRTMDAVLFGKPPRPAEPGRP; this comes from the coding sequence ATGCGCCATTCAAGCGAAAGTCGCCCCATTCTGTTCTGCTGGGCTGATGCGGTCGCCGTGGCGGCTGCGGGAGCGCTCCTGGGAACGGGCGCTCTCGGCATTGGCATCGCCGCCGCCGCGTGGCTCGTGTCGGCCGTCGCCTTTCGCCTGTGCGATCACAGGTGGTGGTCCGATCCCTCAGGCCTGGTTCCGGCCGCGGCCAAGACGTGGATGGCATCTTCCGTGTTGTGCCTGGCGGCCGCCGCCTGGCTTCCTGCCCTAATCACTCCACTGCGTCTGCTTGCTCTGCCCCTCGCGGCTCTCGTCTTCGGCCTCGCGCTACGCGGAGGCTGGCGATGGGCGGCGGCGCGCAGGCACAAGCCGATCGTGATCGCGGACGCGGTCGGCGAAGAACGGCTCGCGGTCTGGGTTCGGCACTACTGGCCGGAATGGCGCATCGCGGCGGTTGTGGACGGTCGGGATGCTTCTGCGGTCGAGCGCGCGGCGGTCACTCACGGCGCCGACGTCGCGTGTTACCTCAACGGGCAGGCATCTCCTGAATCGTGGGGTCGGCTCAATCCGCTGTCGCTCGACGATCTCCTTGAGTGCGTCACCGGTCGCGTCCTGCTGGATCACGCCGACGCCGTAGCGCCGCCGGCCTCGCGGGTAAACACCGCACTCAAGCGTATGCTCGACCTGTGCGTCGGATGCGCCGGGCTTGTCGTGGCGTTGCCATTGATGGCCGTGCTGGTCGCGCTCATCAAACTGGAATCACGCGGGCCTGCGATCTATCGCCAGGAGCGCCTGGGGCTCGACGGCCGGCCCTTCCAGATGCTGAAGTTCCGCTCGATGATTGAGGAGGCGGAGGAGGAAACGGGGCCGGTCTGGGCGCGGGATGATGATCCGCGCTGCACCAAGCTGGGGCGCTTTATACGGCCGCTGCATTTCGACGAGCTGCCGCAATTGTTCAACGTCCTGCGCGGCAATATGAGCCTCGTCGGCCCGCGGCCGGAGCGCCCGGAGCTGGCACGGGATTTCCTGGAATCGCTGCCTGCTTACGACAAGCGCCACGCCGTCAAGCCGGGCATCACCGGCTGGGCGCAGGTCAACCAGGGCTACGACCGCGAGATGGACGACGTGCGCAACAAGATCCAGTACGACCTGTACTACGTGAAACGTGCGGGGCCGCTGTTCGATGCGGCGATCATCCTGCGCACCATGGACGCGGTGCTCTTCGGCAAGCCTCCACGTCCCGCCGAGCCCGGCCGCCCCTAG
- the rlmN gene encoding 23S rRNA (adenine(2503)-C(2))-methyltransferase RlmN, with product MPDELEQALADAGHKPYRARQILRWMYRRGVHDVAGMTDLPQQLRDKLSRRMRVHPLRQLAQRQARDGSAKLSFRLPDRAAIETVIMPHGARATVCVSSQVGCAYNCAFCATGALGLERDLTPPEIVGQILCAQAVTQASVTNVVFMGMGEPLANYEATLKAVRIINHRACLDISARRIAISTCGLPEQMRRLAGEGLALHLAVSLNAPYDKLRTTLMPVNRRYPVRDVVAAAREYAIRTGRKVAFEYCLLDGVNDSRALAAATAKLLRGMPCMVNLIPCNEARAGFRRPPDATVRAFRQTLEAQGMEVAVRRPFGEEIAAACGQLAGPSQRRRRQSGPRGRAGSPRRRAHP from the coding sequence TTGCCGGATGAGCTAGAGCAAGCGCTCGCCGATGCCGGCCATAAGCCCTACCGCGCACGTCAGATACTGCGCTGGATGTATCGGCGCGGGGTCCACGACGTCGCCGGGATGACCGATCTGCCGCAGCAGCTTCGCGACAAACTGAGCCGCCGCATGCGAGTCCACCCGCTGCGGCAGCTGGCGCAGCGGCAGGCACGGGACGGCAGCGCGAAGCTCTCCTTTCGCCTGCCGGACCGCGCCGCGATAGAGACCGTCATCATGCCTCACGGGGCGCGCGCGACCGTGTGCGTGTCAAGCCAGGTCGGGTGCGCCTACAACTGCGCCTTCTGCGCGACCGGCGCCTTGGGGCTGGAGCGCGACCTCACGCCGCCCGAGATCGTCGGGCAGATCCTGTGCGCCCAGGCGGTAACGCAGGCGAGCGTCACCAACGTCGTGTTTATGGGGATGGGGGAGCCGCTCGCCAATTACGAGGCGACGCTCAAGGCGGTTCGCATCATCAACCACCGCGCCTGTCTCGATATCAGCGCGCGGCGGATCGCGATTTCCACCTGCGGCCTGCCGGAGCAGATGCGCCGCTTGGCGGGCGAGGGTTTGGCGCTGCATCTCGCCGTATCGCTCAACGCGCCCTACGACAAGCTGCGCACCACGCTCATGCCGGTCAACCGGCGGTATCCGGTGCGCGACGTCGTCGCCGCCGCTCGCGAGTATGCCATCCGCACCGGACGCAAGGTCGCCTTCGAGTACTGCTTGCTCGACGGCGTCAACGATTCCCGCGCCCTCGCCGCAGCCACGGCCAAGCTCCTGCGCGGGATGCCGTGCATGGTGAATCTCATCCCGTGCAACGAGGCGCGCGCGGGGTTTCGCCGACCGCCCGACGCCACGGTGCGTGCTTTCCGTCAGACGTTGGAAGCGCAGGGCATGGAGGTTGCCGTCCGCCGCCCCTTTGGCGAAGAGATCGCCGCCGCGTGCGGACAATTGGCAGGACCATCGCAGCGCCGCCGCCGGCAGTCAGGGCCGCGCGGACGAGCCGGATCTCCGAGGCGGCGGGCCCATCCATGA
- a CDS encoding response regulator, which produces MNILVAEDEFLITLTLKTQLEAMGHRVVGMPRDGEEAVALAKELRPDVVLMDIGMPGVDGIAATARIMSEAPVPVIMLTAYNDRRRVQEAIRAGAVAYLLKPVNETQLRQAIEETVTRFKQAQGESPDQ; this is translated from the coding sequence ATGAACATCCTTGTCGCTGAGGACGAATTCCTCATCACGCTCACCCTCAAGACGCAGCTCGAGGCGATGGGGCACCGTGTGGTCGGGATGCCGCGAGACGGCGAGGAAGCGGTGGCCCTGGCCAAGGAGCTGCGCCCCGACGTCGTGCTGATGGACATCGGCATGCCGGGAGTTGACGGCATTGCGGCCACCGCGCGGATCATGTCCGAGGCGCCGGTGCCGGTCATCATGCTCACGGCCTACAACGACCGTCGGCGAGTACAGGAAGCCATCCGCGCGGGGGCGGTCGCCTATCTGCTCAAGCCCGTCAACGAGACGCAACTGAGGCAAGCGATAGAGGAAACGGTCACGCGTTTCAAGCAGGCGCAGGGGGAATCCCCCGACCAGTAG